One window of Daphnia carinata strain CSIRO-1 chromosome 7, CSIRO_AGI_Dcar_HiC_V3, whole genome shotgun sequence genomic DNA carries:
- the LOC130687940 gene encoding uncharacterized protein LOC130687940 codes for MVLISKIYVSLLIALLTNYANGLKCHFCTSSNSIYNENCQYGTNTLPSGDCPAEFTSCVTRYAEDATGDVHILRDCSRRNYLAPWNYPIEMTTYCDFDKCNVGYVGESGSTTTSRTTTTTSNSAIGGQNTIPIWILVIATALRYI; via the exons atggTTTTGATTTCCAAAATCTACGTTTCTTTGCTTATCGCTCTATTAACAAATTACGCTAACG GATTAAAGTGCCACTTTTGCACATCAAGCAATAGCATATACAATGAAAACTGTCAATATGGCACAAATACTCTTCCATCTGGTGACTGCCCTGCTGAGTTTACATCATGTGTTACAAGATACGCCGAAGATGCAACTG GTGATGTCCACATCCTGCGAGACTGTAGCAGAAGAAATTATCTGGCGCCTTGGAACTACCCGATTGAAATGACCACATACTGTGATTTTGATAAGTGCAATGTTGGTTATGTGGGAGAATCGGGGTCCACAACTACTAGTAGAACTACTACTACCACTAGTAATTCTGCAATTGGTGGACAAAATACGATACCCATTTGGATTTTGGTTATTGCAACTGCACTTCGATATATCTGA